The proteins below come from a single Deltaproteobacteria bacterium genomic window:
- a CDS encoding GNAT family N-acetyltransferase: protein MTLARVREDVDDGRVVQPAYTLRPMSEGDVEQVVALHQACYPDALLTAMGSKVLRAVYRSYARSPRCVSLVAEVDGRVVAAVNGAIGEGFVRDIARRHPVVVLVGIARVLATQPRLRELLLKRAVAVWRRTNTAAPAESPARRFTWRSQAVAPAFRGSGLIFPLIKEMIHELQARGVAEIFSTPEIDNQPSMWIHRVLGFRRIGERVSENGKQQAVFVLPLQSVRDEAGATVGQA from the coding sequence GTGACACTGGCTCGAGTGCGAGAAGATGTCGACGACGGGCGGGTGGTACAGCCCGCCTATACGCTGCGGCCGATGTCGGAGGGGGATGTGGAGCAAGTCGTTGCCTTGCACCAAGCGTGTTACCCCGATGCGTTGCTTACCGCGATGGGGTCAAAGGTGCTGCGCGCGGTGTATCGCAGCTACGCCCGTTCGCCTCGCTGCGTTTCGCTGGTGGCGGAAGTCGATGGTCGGGTCGTAGCCGCCGTCAACGGCGCAATTGGCGAAGGGTTCGTGCGGGACATCGCCCGCCGGCATCCAGTGGTGGTGCTGGTGGGGATCGCGCGCGTGCTCGCAACCCAGCCGCGCTTGCGTGAATTGTTGCTCAAGCGTGCGGTCGCTGTGTGGCGGCGCACGAATACCGCTGCCCCGGCCGAGTCGCCGGCGCGACGGTTCACCTGGCGATCACAAGCGGTCGCGCCCGCGTTCCGCGGCAGCGGGCTGATCTTCCCGCTGATCAAGGAGATGATTCACGAACTGCAAGCGCGCGGAGTGGCGGAGATCTTCTCGACGCCCGAAATCGATAACCAGCCCTCGATGTGGATTCACCGCGTGCTCGGCTTCCGGCGGATCGGCGAGCGCGTCAGCGAGAATGGCAAGCAACAAGCGGTGTTCGTTTTGCCGCTCCAGTCGGTTCGCGACGAGGCCGGCGCGACCGTAGGACAGGCGTGA
- a CDS encoding methyltransferase domain-containing protein has translation MERELLDILACPRCGGALAVTISEEHDGDIVAGTLTCGCRERYPIEDGVPYLLMGAAGTARGTRLAPEEAAAALDALKLPEPERVTVANIYFHNVMAPDYEQDRSTKGIFGPTCQRRIDEAVQEMRSRTSGDVFLDIGCGTGNILGHAARHFGRAIGMDVSPGMLALSRARGLRVVGGAADAIPFRPGTVDAVSVFSVLHHLYDPKALLAQIARVMKPGGVLYTDWDPNADARRRMARVEWLRVGYGRAVGFATRVGRALGLPMRSHLHTSEQEPLVELTEYHDKPGVGLDGQELRLELLRLGFRDVRVVCHWNSPSCRSERTSVPRELPLAERAKAFARMVLTMTFDPEALAPLLLIMAQK, from the coding sequence ATGGAACGGGAACTCTTAGATATTCTTGCCTGCCCTCGTTGCGGCGGTGCGCTGGCCGTGACGATCAGCGAAGAGCACGACGGCGACATCGTTGCCGGGACTCTGACCTGTGGGTGTCGCGAGCGCTATCCGATTGAAGACGGGGTGCCGTATCTCCTCATGGGCGCGGCCGGGACCGCGCGCGGGACGCGCCTTGCGCCAGAGGAAGCCGCAGCCGCGCTCGACGCACTGAAGTTGCCGGAGCCGGAGCGCGTGACAGTCGCGAACATCTACTTTCACAACGTGATGGCGCCGGACTATGAACAGGATCGCTCGACCAAGGGCATCTTTGGCCCGACCTGTCAGCGGCGTATCGATGAAGCGGTTCAAGAGATGCGTAGCCGAACGAGCGGCGACGTCTTTCTCGACATCGGCTGCGGCACCGGAAACATCCTTGGCCACGCGGCGCGACACTTTGGCCGTGCCATCGGTATGGACGTATCTCCCGGCATGCTCGCACTATCGCGCGCGCGCGGTTTGCGTGTCGTGGGTGGCGCGGCCGACGCCATCCCGTTTCGCCCCGGCACGGTCGATGCCGTGTCCGTCTTCTCCGTGTTGCATCATTTGTATGATCCCAAAGCCCTGCTGGCCCAAATTGCGCGCGTGATGAAGCCAGGGGGCGTGCTGTACACCGATTGGGATCCGAACGCGGATGCGCGCCGCCGCATGGCGCGTGTCGAGTGGCTGCGCGTTGGTTACGGGCGGGCGGTTGGATTCGCGACGCGGGTTGGTCGGGCGCTCGGCCTTCCGATGCGGTCGCATCTCCACACGAGCGAACAGGAACCGTTGGTCGAACTGACCGAGTATCACGACAAACCCGGCGTCGGCCTCGATGGCCAGGAACTCCGCCTCGAGCTGTTGCGGCTAGGTTTTCGGGACGTTCGCGTGGTGTGTCACTGGAACAGCCCAAGTTGCCGCAGCGAACGCACGAGCGTGCCGCGCGAGTTGCCGTTGGCCGAGCGGGCCAAAGCATTTGCACGCATGGTGTTGACGATGACCTTCGATCCCGAGGCGCTCGCGCCATTGTTGCTGATCATGGCGCAGAAGTAG
- a CDS encoding GNAT family N-acetyltransferase, producing the protein MASPFATFLSAIGHRVVTTSSGEWFDAGPRFFLSLPFHRVITPDAGELRQVMRDGRGFGARFVAPPNGPGRLSYQIVCDERPYDVERLSPNTRSKVRRGLRRCRVERVDCALIARDGRRAHLDTMQRQDRAPSDGAAARQHWERYWAAAAQAPEMEAWGAFVDDQLAAYLLTVQLEDRCEFLLARSCNAYLGQYPNNALIYTVARATLERPTVAEITFGLESLEPVDALDQFKFAMGFRHRPLRQRIVVRPGLAGLLRAPTVGRVVRWYAERPGVHPGWRKLAGIIDFMREDSTPLPWRSDTQPAH; encoded by the coding sequence ATGGCCAGTCCCTTCGCGACGTTTCTTTCAGCCATCGGCCACCGCGTCGTTACGACGTCCAGCGGCGAGTGGTTCGATGCCGGACCGCGCTTCTTTCTCAGTTTGCCTTTTCATCGTGTGATCACCCCCGATGCCGGCGAACTGCGTCAGGTGATGCGTGATGGTCGCGGGTTCGGCGCCCGCTTCGTCGCACCACCGAACGGTCCGGGCCGCTTGAGTTATCAAATCGTTTGTGACGAGCGGCCCTACGACGTTGAGCGCTTGAGCCCCAACACGCGCAGCAAGGTTCGGCGCGGGTTGCGCCGTTGCCGAGTTGAGCGAGTGGACTGTGCGCTCATTGCGCGCGACGGCCGTCGAGCCCATCTCGACACCATGCAGAGGCAGGATCGGGCCCCATCGGATGGCGCGGCGGCGCGGCAGCACTGGGAACGATATTGGGCAGCGGCCGCGCAAGCGCCTGAAATGGAAGCGTGGGGCGCATTCGTAGACGATCAGTTGGCGGCGTACCTGTTGACGGTACAACTCGAAGACCGCTGCGAGTTTCTGCTCGCCCGGTCATGTAACGCCTATCTTGGCCAATACCCCAACAACGCACTCATCTATACGGTTGCGCGCGCGACGCTCGAGCGTCCGACTGTTGCCGAGATCACGTTCGGACTCGAATCGCTCGAGCCGGTGGATGCGCTCGATCAGTTCAAGTTCGCGATGGGATTCCGGCATCGACCGCTGCGCCAACGTATCGTAGTGCGGCCCGGTCTGGCGGGACTGCTGCGGGCGCCGACCGTCGGACGGGTAGTGCGTTGGTACGCCGAGCGGCCGGGGGTACATCCGGGCTGGCGCAAGCTGGCGGGGATCATCGACTTCATGCGGGAAGATTCGACGCCGCTGCCGTGGCGATCCGACACGCAGCCAGCGCACTAG
- a CDS encoding glycosyltransferase family 4 protein — MAPAVAYVFPAFPVLHQTFVLWEVLALRARQVPIRLYSLKRPAADEAQQPEAATLRAEVTYLPWALHPRMWRSNFVTLVRQPGRYFGVFRDLTREWRDDRHRSTADVAPERMGLRERALGFYNTNPVLFLLKSLVLAWKSVHLGCTLQQDGVRHLHAHWASYPATVAYVVHRLYGIEFSFTAHAYDIYMTQYLLSAKLRAARFVVTCAATNATYLADTFQADRRKLVVNYHGADLQRFAYRPRAARPVPLVLTCGRLERYKGMHVLLQACAHLMEQGLVFECQLVGEGPQRAELETLAERLGVGSRVHFVGAMTQAKLAALMAEATVFVLASVVVRRYGKQDVIPNVLVEALASRVPVIASDVGGVRELVQDGHTGRLVRPERPEELAEAIADLLRDPAQRERLAVEGQRFVQRYFDREANIEQLADLMRAAGRPDGDVDALLGDGRAAVAPAAMAS; from the coding sequence ATGGCCCCGGCCGTCGCGTATGTGTTCCCGGCCTTCCCGGTCCTGCACCAAACCTTTGTGCTCTGGGAAGTGCTGGCTTTGCGCGCGCGCCAGGTCCCGATTCGACTCTATTCCCTGAAGCGGCCGGCCGCTGATGAAGCCCAGCAGCCGGAGGCGGCTACTCTGCGCGCCGAAGTGACGTACTTGCCATGGGCGCTCCATCCGCGCATGTGGCGGAGCAACTTTGTCACCCTTGTCCGACAACCTGGTCGCTACTTCGGTGTGTTCCGTGATCTCACGCGTGAGTGGCGCGACGACCGGCACCGCTCGACTGCGGATGTGGCGCCCGAGCGTATGGGCCTGCGCGAGCGAGCGCTCGGCTTCTACAACACCAATCCAGTGTTGTTCCTGCTCAAGTCGTTGGTACTCGCATGGAAAAGTGTGCACCTCGGTTGCACGCTGCAACAAGACGGTGTTCGCCATCTGCACGCGCACTGGGCGAGCTATCCGGCCACAGTGGCATATGTCGTACATCGACTCTACGGTATCGAATTCAGCTTCACGGCCCACGCCTATGATATCTACATGACCCAATACCTGCTGTCGGCCAAGCTACGGGCGGCACGCTTTGTCGTCACCTGTGCGGCCACTAACGCCACGTATCTGGCGGACACATTCCAGGCGGATCGGCGCAAGTTGGTGGTGAACTATCACGGCGCCGACTTGCAGCGATTCGCCTATCGACCACGCGCCGCGCGACCGGTCCCGCTGGTGCTCACCTGCGGCCGTCTCGAACGCTACAAAGGCATGCACGTCTTGTTGCAAGCGTGTGCCCACTTGATGGAACAGGGCTTGGTGTTCGAGTGCCAACTCGTCGGCGAAGGGCCGCAACGCGCGGAACTCGAAACCTTGGCCGAACGGCTCGGCGTGGGAAGTCGTGTACATTTTGTCGGCGCGATGACGCAGGCGAAACTGGCGGCGCTGATGGCCGAGGCCACGGTCTTCGTGCTCGCGAGCGTCGTTGTGCGACGGTACGGCAAGCAAGACGTAATCCCGAACGTGCTGGTCGAGGCTCTCGCGTCGCGCGTGCCGGTCATCGCGTCGGATGTGGGAGGTGTGCGGGAGTTGGTGCAAGATGGTCACACCGGCCGTCTGGTGCGGCCCGAGCGCCCGGAAGAGCTGGCAGAGGCGATTGCCGACCTGCTGCGCGACCCGGCACAACGAGAACGCTTGGCGGTGGAGGGACAGCGCTTTGTCCAGCGATACTTCGATCGCGAGGCCAACATCGAGCAACTCGCGGATCTCATGCGTGCCGCCGGTCGACCCGATGGCGACGTGGATGCGCTGCTTGGTGATGGCCGAGCAGCGGTAGCGCCCGCGGCGATGGCGAGCTGA
- a CDS encoding O-antigen ligase family protein — protein MAFVALFAVVADVALGTGAWFFAITGLMLVTLVVTRPEIGIVLFLSTFLVTYPQALQGSGFLTINNMLGLLFLVLLAYRIRARDDWWFLRSREMQLLLFIALCYAVSEMFNGPESRLAELIGPTERNIAARLYLNRVAFVLFFATFIRTPAQMRLVYLLVIAMMVMSALSGLQGGLTSGGLYGSRASSVVQGGIAQAGNPNRVAMYAIICIGALWYLRRQVRSRVGQISLLGLIVLLAITVMMTASRSGMLGLFACVAFIVIEEGVSLRRLLALGLVGVVTAALVLQVVPEKNLERLGNLPGSAASTGAVGTGSLERRAYTFEVGYEIVRDNLLLGVGAGNWEIVRFINDPARSTAPPHSSPILAMAEGGIFCLLSFVALFWCTFQNLSVAQQLLPPARRVRDLNWIVSGARTGVIAIAVFSLVADLWQSIVLFWLVGLGIVVRRYAEARSRAMS, from the coding sequence TTGGCCTTCGTTGCGCTGTTCGCGGTCGTTGCTGACGTTGCGCTCGGCACCGGAGCCTGGTTTTTCGCGATCACCGGCCTGATGTTGGTCACGCTCGTGGTGACACGCCCCGAAATCGGCATCGTGCTATTTCTGTCGACCTTCTTGGTGACGTATCCGCAGGCTTTGCAGGGGTCGGGCTTCCTCACCATCAACAACATGCTGGGGTTGTTGTTTCTGGTGCTGCTCGCCTACCGCATCCGCGCCCGCGACGATTGGTGGTTCCTGCGCAGCCGCGAGATGCAACTCCTGCTCTTCATCGCGCTCTGCTACGCCGTGTCGGAGATGTTCAATGGCCCCGAGAGCCGCCTGGCGGAATTGATTGGCCCGACTGAACGAAATATCGCGGCGCGGCTGTACCTCAACCGCGTCGCCTTCGTGCTGTTCTTCGCGACGTTCATTCGCACCCCGGCGCAGATGCGGCTGGTGTATCTGCTGGTGATCGCCATGATGGTGATGAGTGCGTTGTCTGGGTTGCAGGGCGGTCTGACAAGTGGGGGTTTGTACGGGAGTCGCGCGTCCAGTGTCGTGCAAGGCGGCATCGCTCAGGCGGGTAACCCCAATCGAGTGGCGATGTACGCCATCATCTGCATCGGGGCGCTCTGGTATCTGCGGCGACAAGTTCGTAGTCGTGTCGGACAGATCTCTCTGCTGGGGCTCATCGTGCTGCTGGCGATCACGGTCATGATGACCGCCTCGCGCAGCGGAATGCTCGGGTTGTTCGCCTGCGTGGCCTTCATCGTGATCGAGGAAGGCGTCTCCTTGCGTCGCCTGTTGGCACTTGGCTTGGTCGGCGTGGTCACCGCGGCCTTGGTGCTACAGGTCGTGCCGGAGAAGAATTTGGAGCGGCTCGGTAACCTGCCAGGCAGTGCCGCGTCGACCGGTGCGGTGGGGACCGGTTCGCTGGAACGACGCGCCTACACCTTTGAGGTCGGCTACGAGATTGTGCGCGACAATTTGCTCCTGGGCGTCGGTGCCGGCAATTGGGAAATCGTCCGCTTCATTAATGATCCGGCGCGTTCGACGGCGCCGCCGCACAGTTCGCCCATATTGGCCATGGCGGAGGGCGGAATTTTTTGCCTGCTCTCGTTTGTCGCGTTGTTCTGGTGCACGTTTCAAAACCTTTCGGTGGCGCAGCAACTCTTACCGCCAGCGCGGCGCGTGCGCGACCTCAACTGGATCGTGAGTGGCGCGCGGACCGGGGTGATCGCCATCGCGGTGTTCTCCTTGGTAGCCGATCTGTGGCAATCTATTGTGCTGTTTTGGCTAGTCGGGCTCGGGATCGTGGTGCGGCGGTACGCGGAAGCTCGTAGTCGCGCGATGTCATGA
- a CDS encoding CpsD/CapB family tyrosine-protein kinase, translating into MSKIYEALKKAEEERDRSRWNGPAAGAPGGGLGGLTATEAASEDYQRLRASLVSGLSPSSLHTILVTAARHGEGASTVAIGLATALAKERETRVLLVEGNLRMPSLARMLPVASNGGLTDFINGQLSAEAVISRVDTLNLSVIVAGAPSRRSMDLEHVATLLVRLRPQFDFIVIDSPPVNGYADASVLAPKVDGVILVVEADRTPVTEAEAAKRQLDKVDARILGVVLNRRRSYIPAFLESLL; encoded by the coding sequence TTGAGTAAGATATACGAAGCGCTGAAGAAGGCCGAGGAGGAACGCGATCGGTCGCGCTGGAACGGGCCGGCGGCGGGCGCGCCTGGCGGTGGTCTAGGCGGGCTGACCGCGACCGAAGCCGCGTCGGAGGACTATCAGCGATTGCGGGCCAGCCTTGTCTCCGGTCTCAGCCCCTCCTCATTGCACACAATCTTGGTCACGGCGGCACGCCATGGGGAGGGAGCCAGCACCGTGGCCATCGGACTTGCTACGGCCCTGGCCAAGGAACGAGAAACCCGCGTGCTATTGGTGGAGGGCAATCTGCGGATGCCGAGTCTGGCACGCATGCTGCCGGTTGCCTCCAACGGCGGCCTGACCGATTTCATCAACGGACAGTTGAGCGCCGAAGCGGTTATTTCGCGCGTCGACACGCTCAATCTGTCGGTCATTGTTGCCGGCGCCCCGAGCCGGCGCAGCATGGATCTCGAGCACGTCGCGACGTTGCTGGTACGACTCCGGCCGCAGTTCGATTTCATCGTCATCGATTCACCGCCGGTCAACGGCTATGCGGATGCCTCGGTTCTGGCGCCCAAGGTTGACGGGGTGATCCTCGTCGTCGAGGCCGATCGCACACCGGTGACCGAAGCCGAAGCCGCCAAGCGTCAACTCGACAAGGTGGATGCTCGAATTCTCGGCGTCGTGCTGAATCGGCGCCGATCGTACATTCCCGCGTTTCTCGAGAGCTTGTTGTAA
- a CDS encoding polysaccharide export protein, with translation MKTCAWSYIAGLSLALVVGAGCGRPRPVAPVPLPALDASVGGPIHEAEYRLQPGDVLRIKFLYHPELDVKLPVRPDGNITLQDVGEVMAGGLTTNQLAEVVRQHSSEHLRDPEVTVIVAELGEQKVYVTGEVRLPGFVPYRPGLTALQAIMDRGGFTDIARVDSVVHITVGEKDYQATKVDLTRVLQGEPESVQLAARDMIFVPRTTIGDINAFVDLYIRRMLPVPPRVGIGFAP, from the coding sequence ATGAAGACGTGTGCGTGGAGCTATATTGCGGGTTTGTCGCTCGCTCTGGTCGTGGGAGCGGGCTGTGGTCGGCCGCGTCCGGTCGCGCCGGTGCCGTTGCCGGCGCTCGACGCGTCAGTGGGCGGGCCGATTCACGAAGCCGAGTACCGGCTGCAGCCAGGCGATGTGCTGCGCATCAAGTTTCTCTATCACCCGGAACTCGACGTGAAGTTGCCTGTGCGTCCCGACGGGAACATCACGCTGCAGGATGTGGGCGAGGTGATGGCGGGTGGGTTGACGACGAATCAGCTCGCTGAAGTCGTTCGCCAGCACTCGAGCGAACACTTGCGTGACCCTGAAGTCACGGTGATCGTGGCAGAATTGGGCGAGCAGAAGGTTTATGTGACCGGTGAAGTGCGGCTGCCCGGGTTTGTGCCGTATCGGCCCGGACTGACCGCGTTGCAAGCGATCATGGACAGGGGTGGCTTTACTGATATTGCCCGCGTGGACAGCGTCGTTCATATCACTGTTGGCGAGAAGGACTATCAGGCGACCAAGGTGGATTTGACTCGCGTGTTGCAGGGTGAGCCCGAATCGGTGCAACTGGCGGCGCGCGACATGATCTTTGTCCCACGCACCACCATCGGCGACATCAACGCCTTCGTCGATCTCTACATTCGCCGCATGCTGCCGGTTCCTCCGCGGGTTGGCATCGGCTTCGCCCCGTAA
- a CDS encoding glycosyltransferase family 4 protein, with amino-acid sequence MNSLRPRYRIAMVAACPFPSLRGSQVLIRELAEALVAAGHEVHVVTYPAGEHVVPVRGFRIHRTRGCGGLDGSRSWWAKLVLDVALIATLYRVVRDHAIDVIHAHNYEGPLVSYAVRWMLGTPVVYHSHNVMSDELPYYFTGSIARWIARRVGRALDRVVPRCADYCVALSPEIARFLIHRGVAGNRIAVVPPAIALPSKREIENGGMLFPDNDVVLYAGNIDPYQNMETLLRAFAHVRQKRPNTVLVIAAHVATAPTTRRRLVTIAAIPGVVVAESRSFRSTRTILERADVVVCPRSSWSGFPIKLLNFMSFGKAIVVCKSVAKVVQDGHTGVVVPDRDEWAMAAAITGLLEDCAQRTALGIAARQAVAMHHTWAALLPRIESLYAETVGRPNGFEAVEKQGGRVRRIGLMAPAEDRISPRASTRRTGNE; translated from the coding sequence ATGAACAGCCTGCGCCCGCGCTACCGGATCGCGATGGTGGCTGCGTGTCCATTCCCGAGTCTGCGTGGGTCGCAAGTTCTGATCCGCGAATTGGCTGAGGCGCTGGTTGCGGCGGGCCACGAGGTCCACGTGGTGACGTACCCGGCGGGTGAGCACGTCGTCCCAGTGCGGGGATTCCGCATCCATCGGACCCGGGGCTGCGGCGGGCTTGATGGATCGCGGTCGTGGTGGGCGAAGCTGGTACTCGACGTAGCGTTGATTGCCACGCTCTATCGCGTGGTGCGGGATCACGCGATCGATGTCATCCACGCGCACAACTATGAGGGCCCGCTGGTGAGCTACGCCGTGCGGTGGATGCTCGGCACGCCGGTTGTGTACCATAGCCACAACGTGATGAGCGACGAGCTTCCGTACTACTTTACCGGATCCATCGCGCGGTGGATCGCTCGGCGGGTCGGACGAGCGCTCGATCGTGTGGTGCCGCGGTGCGCCGACTACTGCGTAGCGCTGAGTCCCGAGATCGCGCGCTTCCTGATCCACCGCGGTGTCGCCGGCAACCGAATTGCCGTCGTGCCGCCGGCGATTGCGCTGCCATCGAAGCGTGAAATCGAGAATGGGGGCATGCTGTTTCCCGACAACGATGTTGTTCTCTATGCTGGGAACATCGATCCGTATCAGAACATGGAGACCTTGCTGCGGGCATTTGCCCACGTCCGCCAGAAGCGACCGAATACCGTGCTCGTGATCGCCGCGCACGTGGCCACTGCCCCCACCACGCGACGGCGATTGGTGACGATTGCAGCGATTCCCGGTGTTGTTGTCGCCGAGAGTCGGAGCTTTCGAAGTACACGGACCATCCTGGAGCGCGCCGATGTCGTCGTCTGCCCGCGGTCATCTTGGTCGGGTTTTCCGATCAAGCTGCTGAATTTCATGTCTTTCGGGAAGGCAATCGTGGTATGCAAGAGTGTGGCGAAGGTAGTGCAAGACGGGCACACTGGCGTGGTGGTTCCTGATCGCGACGAGTGGGCGATGGCGGCGGCGATAACAGGCTTGCTAGAGGATTGTGCGCAGCGCACCGCGTTGGGAATTGCGGCTCGGCAAGCGGTGGCTATGCACCATACGTGGGCGGCACTTCTGCCGCGGATCGAGTCCCTCTACGCCGAAACTGTGGGCCGTCCGAATGGGTTCGAGGCGGTTGAAAAGCAAGGCGGACGGGTGCGTAGAATAGGCTTGATGGCACCGGCTGAAGATCGTATAAGCCCGCGAGCGTCGACCCGAAGGACCGGGAACGAATGA
- a CDS encoding alkaline phosphatase family protein, with protein sequence MLLIVGLDGASLDLARPWAETGELPHLQRLLAQGAWGPLRSTMPPATFPAWTTFMTGVNPGRHGIFDFTRRVAGAYRVQFINGSFRKVPTVWSRLSAAGRRVAVFGVPGTYPPEPINGQMVSGFDTPVTTRADASFVHPPELAQEVAANGGFPFADFQEFKVDRDWYREALRRLLEGIAIKTRFVARQLRRERWDCATVVFGESDTVAHHFWRFCDPQSPRHDADGAREFGGAIRAVYAALDRAIGELVDAAEPSTVLVCSDHGFGGVGRTVVHLNGQLARAGLLHWRDRRVASRAATLGKRWLLRGLPPSVQARCFRLGGGRFADALESASRFADIDWKQTRAFSEELNYAPSVWLNVSGRDTLGIVASSEYDRTCDEVTAALGELRDPDSGEPIVAHVWHRDELYHGPWVQFAPDLTVELALPGGYSYACLPTRLSVGDDPVRVATTAEMTGGKLTGMSGSHRRDGLFVLSGAVRPVGFLTADICDMAPTILTLCDVPIPSDFDGRSLVGVGAPEWAASYTTSDAIESEHAYTSDEERTIERRLQALGYLA encoded by the coding sequence ATGCTGTTGATCGTCGGTCTTGACGGAGCGTCGCTCGATCTTGCCCGCCCCTGGGCGGAGACGGGAGAGTTGCCGCATCTGCAGCGACTGTTGGCCCAGGGCGCGTGGGGGCCGCTCCGCTCGACGATGCCGCCGGCCACGTTTCCGGCGTGGACGACCTTCATGACCGGGGTGAACCCGGGACGCCACGGCATCTTTGATTTCACCCGACGAGTGGCGGGTGCGTACAGGGTGCAGTTCATCAACGGGAGTTTTCGCAAAGTGCCAACGGTCTGGAGCAGACTGAGCGCTGCGGGGCGCCGCGTGGCCGTGTTCGGAGTCCCGGGAACGTATCCGCCGGAGCCGATCAATGGGCAGATGGTCAGCGGCTTCGATACCCCCGTGACCACGCGCGCCGACGCGTCCTTCGTTCATCCGCCGGAACTGGCGCAAGAAGTCGCCGCGAACGGCGGCTTCCCGTTCGCAGACTTCCAGGAGTTCAAAGTGGATCGCGATTGGTACCGCGAGGCGTTGCGTCGATTGCTGGAAGGGATCGCGATCAAGACTCGATTCGTCGCGCGGCAACTGCGGCGTGAGCGGTGGGACTGTGCGACGGTGGTGTTCGGTGAGTCCGACACGGTCGCGCATCATTTTTGGCGCTTCTGCGATCCACAATCTCCGCGCCACGACGCTGACGGTGCACGTGAATTCGGCGGTGCGATCCGGGCCGTCTATGCGGCACTCGACCGCGCGATCGGCGAGCTAGTCGATGCGGCAGAACCGAGCACCGTGCTGGTGTGCTCCGATCACGGGTTCGGCGGCGTCGGGCGTACGGTCGTCCATCTCAACGGTCAACTCGCCCGCGCTGGGCTGCTCCATTGGCGGGACCGCCGCGTCGCGTCGCGGGCGGCGACGCTGGGCAAGCGGTGGCTTCTGCGCGGGTTACCACCGAGCGTGCAGGCGCGTTGCTTCCGCCTTGGCGGTGGGCGGTTTGCGGATGCGCTCGAATCGGCGAGCCGATTCGCCGACATCGATTGGAAGCAGACGCGTGCGTTCTCGGAGGAACTGAACTATGCGCCGTCCGTATGGCTCAACGTGAGCGGTCGCGACACCCTCGGCATCGTTGCCTCCAGCGAGTACGATCGCACCTGTGACGAGGTCACCGCAGCCTTAGGGGAATTGCGCGATCCTGACTCCGGGGAGCCGATCGTGGCGCACGTATGGCACCGCGACGAGTTGTATCACGGTCCATGGGTGCAGTTTGCCCCGGATCTAACTGTTGAGTTGGCTCTGCCGGGCGGGTACTCCTACGCCTGTCTCCCGACTCGCTTGAGCGTGGGCGACGACCCGGTGCGGGTGGCTACCACGGCCGAGATGACTGGGGGGAAGCTGACCGGGATGAGCGGTAGCCATCGCCGCGATGGGTTGTTCGTGTTGAGCGGGGCGGTGCGGCCGGTGGGTTTTCTCACAGCCGATATCTGCGACATGGCGCCGACCATTCTCACGTTGTGTGATGTGCCGATTCCGAGCGACTTTGATGGCCGCTCACTGGTGGGTGTTGGCGCACCGGAATGGGCAGCGTCGTATACAACGAGTGACGCGATCGAGAGCGAGCATGCATACACGTCAGATGAAGAACGAACGATCGAACGCCGGCTGCAGGCGTTGGGGTACCTGGCATGA